From one Microlunatus sp. Gsoil 973 genomic stretch:
- the tdh gene encoding L-threonine 3-dehydrogenase: MKALVKTAAAPGLELTEVPEPQVGPTDVLIEVKQTGICGTDLHIDSWDDWAATHVTAPLIVGHEFSGVVVETGPAVNDVSVGDVVSGEGHLVCGRCRNCRAGRRHLCINTRGIGVQLDGAFAEYIAMPSSNVWVHTNPIGFDVAAIFDPFGNAVHTALTFPMLGEDVLVTGAGPIGIIAAMISRHAGARNVVISDLSPSRLELASRLGVSLALDAREHQPREAYGRLGMLEGFDVGLEMSGSPVALRDMISSMTHGGRIAVLGLPSGEVNIDIATVVLNMLTIKGIYGREMFETWYAMSVLLQSGLDISGVITDRFDHTEYEKAFETARSGHGGKVIMSWEK; the protein is encoded by the coding sequence GTGAAAGCGCTGGTGAAGACGGCGGCCGCTCCTGGGCTGGAGTTGACGGAGGTGCCGGAACCGCAGGTAGGGCCGACCGATGTGTTGATCGAGGTCAAACAGACCGGGATCTGCGGCACGGACCTGCACATCGACAGCTGGGACGACTGGGCGGCGACCCACGTGACTGCTCCGCTGATCGTCGGGCACGAGTTCTCCGGCGTTGTCGTCGAGACCGGTCCTGCCGTCAACGACGTCTCCGTCGGCGACGTGGTCAGCGGTGAGGGGCACCTGGTGTGCGGCCGCTGCCGGAACTGCCGCGCAGGACGCCGGCACTTGTGCATCAACACCCGCGGCATCGGCGTCCAGCTGGACGGCGCATTCGCCGAGTACATCGCGATGCCGTCGTCGAACGTCTGGGTGCACACCAACCCGATCGGTTTCGACGTCGCCGCGATCTTCGACCCGTTCGGGAACGCCGTGCACACCGCGCTGACCTTCCCGATGCTCGGCGAGGACGTGCTGGTCACCGGTGCCGGACCGATCGGCATCATCGCGGCGATGATCTCCCGCCACGCCGGTGCCCGGAACGTGGTGATCAGCGATCTGAGCCCGTCCCGGCTGGAATTGGCCTCCCGGCTCGGAGTGAGCCTTGCTCTGGATGCCCGGGAGCACCAGCCGCGGGAGGCCTACGGCCGGCTCGGCATGTTGGAAGGTTTCGACGTCGGCCTGGAGATGTCGGGGAGTCCGGTCGCTCTCCGGGACATGATCTCCTCGATGACCCACGGCGGTCGGATCGCTGTCCTGGGACTCCCGTCGGGCGAGGTCAACATCGACATCGCCACGGTCGTGCTGAACATGCTGACGATCAAGGGCATCTACGGCCGGGAGATGTTCGAGACCTGGTACGCGATGTCGGTACTCCTGCAAAGCGGTCTGGACATCTCCGGGGTGATCACCGACCGGTTCGATCACACGGAATACGAGAAGGCCTTCGAGACGGCGCGTTCCGGGCACGGTGGCAAAGTGATCATGAGTTGGGAGAAGTGA
- a CDS encoding L-serine ammonia-lyase: MSISVFDLLSIGIGPSSSHTVGPMRAAARFVGDLDHHQRLRQVGRVRAELFGSLGATGHGHGSENAVLWGLEGEDPETVDTDTAPDRAAKIRSTGRIRLAGVHEVGFDPDHDLVLHRRRSLPFHPNGMTFTAWDVDGSQVIAERTYYSIGGGFVLDDDGSGRPKVRPDPTAVPYRFETAEQLLAICHQNQRAISDVALANECARRSEAEVRAGLLRIWRTMADCVDHGCQTSGVLPGGLKVRRRAAELHDQLAASPASDAAVDPLAAIDWVTLWALAVNEENAAGGRVVTAPTNGAAGIIPAVLHYAVRFGPGVDPANQDDKIIRFLLTAGAIGAIYQQTGSISGAQVGCQGEVGTACSMAAGALAELLGGSVDQVENAAEIGMEHHLGLTCDPVGGLVQIPCIERNAVASVKAITAARLALRGDGRHTVSLDKVIKTMMETGRDMKIKYKETARGGLAVNIVEC; this comes from the coding sequence GTGAGTATCAGCGTCTTCGACCTGTTGAGCATCGGTATCGGCCCGTCGAGCTCACACACTGTCGGGCCGATGCGCGCCGCCGCACGGTTCGTCGGTGATCTTGATCACCATCAGCGACTTCGGCAGGTCGGCCGGGTCAGGGCGGAGTTGTTCGGGTCGCTGGGCGCGACCGGCCACGGACATGGCAGCGAGAACGCCGTGCTGTGGGGGCTGGAGGGCGAGGACCCGGAAACGGTCGACACCGACACCGCTCCCGACCGCGCAGCGAAGATCCGCAGCACCGGTCGGATCCGGCTCGCCGGTGTCCACGAGGTCGGTTTCGATCCCGATCACGATCTTGTCCTGCACCGGCGCAGGTCACTGCCGTTCCATCCGAACGGAATGACCTTCACCGCCTGGGATGTGGACGGATCGCAGGTGATCGCCGAACGGACCTACTACTCGATCGGTGGCGGTTTCGTACTCGACGACGACGGGTCGGGACGTCCGAAGGTCCGCCCCGACCCGACCGCCGTCCCCTATCGGTTCGAAACGGCGGAGCAGTTGCTGGCGATCTGCCACCAGAATCAACGTGCGATTTCCGATGTCGCACTGGCCAACGAGTGCGCACGGCGTTCGGAGGCGGAGGTCCGCGCCGGACTGCTTCGGATCTGGCGGACGATGGCCGATTGTGTCGATCACGGCTGCCAGACCTCGGGCGTACTGCCGGGCGGGCTGAAGGTACGACGCAGGGCCGCCGAACTGCACGACCAATTGGCCGCCTCACCGGCTTCGGACGCCGCCGTCGACCCGCTGGCTGCGATAGACTGGGTGACGCTGTGGGCGCTGGCCGTCAACGAGGAGAACGCCGCCGGTGGACGGGTGGTCACCGCACCGACCAACGGCGCGGCAGGCATCATCCCGGCGGTGCTGCACTACGCCGTACGCTTCGGGCCCGGTGTCGATCCGGCCAACCAGGACGACAAGATCATTCGCTTCCTGCTCACCGCCGGTGCGATCGGTGCCATCTACCAGCAGACCGGGTCGATCTCCGGAGCTCAGGTCGGTTGCCAGGGCGAGGTCGGCACTGCCTGTTCGATGGCCGCCGGCGCTCTGGCCGAACTGCTCGGAGGCAGTGTTGATCAAGTGGAGAACGCAGCGGAGATCGGCATGGAGCACCACCTCGGGCTGACCTGCGACCCTGTCGGCGGCCTGGTCCAGATTCCTTGTATCGAAAGGAATGCCGTCGCCTCGGTGAAGGCGATCACCGCAGCACGTCTTGCCCTGCGCGGGGACGGCCGGCATACGGTCAGCCTGGACAAGGTGATCAAGACGATGATGGAGACCGGTCGGGACATGAAGATCAAGTACAAGGAGACGGCACGCGGCGGGCTCGCGGTCAACATCGTCGAGTGTTGA
- a CDS encoding ABC transporter ATP-binding protein codes for MAAVSFNEATRIYPGSDRPAVDKLDLEIGDGEFMVLVGPSGCGKSTSLRMLAGLEEVNSGSITIGDRDVTDLPPKDRDIAMVFQNYALYPHMTVADNMGFALKMANVPKSERQQRVLDAAKLLGLEEFLNRKPKALSGGQRQRVAMGRAIVRNPQVFLMDEPLSNLDAKLRVSTRTQIGALQARLGVTTVYVTHDQIEAMTMGDRVAVMSDGVLQQVDSPLSLYDKPKNLFVAGFIGSPAMNLIEGEVTDGGVKVGDYTVPVAREVLARTNGEKTLTIGVRPENFAIAEQGIPLDVVMVEELGADSYLYGTLSGHQDEVLTGQQYVARVSARQAPGRGNTVRLTADPKHLHVFSTSSGDRISD; via the coding sequence ATGGCTGCCGTGTCATTCAACGAGGCAACTCGTATCTATCCTGGGTCGGATCGACCCGCCGTCGACAAACTTGATCTGGAGATCGGTGACGGCGAATTCATGGTTCTGGTCGGACCGTCCGGCTGTGGCAAGTCCACCTCGCTCCGCATGCTCGCGGGCCTCGAAGAGGTGAATTCGGGCAGCATCACCATCGGTGATCGCGATGTCACCGATCTGCCGCCGAAGGACCGGGACATTGCGATGGTTTTCCAGAACTACGCGCTGTACCCGCACATGACGGTGGCCGACAACATGGGCTTCGCGCTGAAGATGGCCAATGTGCCGAAGTCCGAGCGCCAGCAGCGGGTCCTGGACGCCGCCAAGCTGCTCGGACTGGAGGAGTTCCTCAACCGCAAGCCGAAGGCTCTGTCCGGCGGCCAGCGCCAGCGCGTCGCGATGGGTCGTGCCATCGTGCGTAACCCGCAGGTCTTCCTGATGGACGAGCCGCTGTCCAACCTTGACGCCAAGCTCCGCGTCTCCACGCGTACCCAGATCGGTGCCCTGCAGGCCCGGCTGGGTGTCACCACCGTCTACGTGACCCACGACCAGATCGAGGCCATGACGATGGGCGACCGGGTGGCCGTGATGAGCGACGGCGTGCTGCAGCAGGTGGACAGCCCGCTGAGCCTCTACGACAAGCCCAAGAACCTGTTCGTGGCCGGCTTCATCGGTTCGCCGGCCATGAACCTGATCGAGGGCGAGGTCACCGACGGCGGTGTCAAGGTCGGTGACTACACCGTCCCGGTCGCTCGCGAGGTGCTGGCCAGGACCAATGGGGAGAAGACCCTGACCATCGGCGTCCGGCCGGAGAACTTCGCGATCGCCGAACAGGGCATCCCGCTGGATGTCGTGATGGTCGAGGAGCTCGGCGCCGACAGCTACCTGTACGGCACGCTGAGCGGACATCAGGACGAGGTGCTCACCGGTCAGCAGTACGTGGCCCGGGTCTCGGCTCGTCAGGCACCTGGCCGTGGCAACACGGTGCGGCTGACTGCCGATCCGAAGCACCTGCACGTGTTCTCCACCAGCAGCGGTGATCGCATCTCCGACTGA
- a CDS encoding DUF4032 domain-containing protein: MPRFLSARPDPQLITLPWGTPLEDWPTDNLVALPRGISRHVVRFVRVGKEIYAFKEVVEHLARHEYELLRDLNRLDTPSVEPVGVVTERIDADGDQLDPILITKHLQFSLPYRSLFNRGVRQDTVNRLVDAMVVLLARLHLVGFLWGDVSLSNTLFRRDAGSFAAYLVDAETGELHESLTDGQREHDLSIARTNLFGEFLDVQAGGLLDESLDPQTLVETIESRYRELWAELTDVEEFDGSEMHRIEGRVRRLNALGFDVAELDITTDFAGSTVRIQPKVVDAGHHSRRLLRLTGLDVEENQARRLLNDLDYFRAQTDQQNGDEAIVAHQWLQQRFEPVLEAIPTDLRGKLEPAQIYHEVLDHRWFESEKAGHEIPMPEAARSYVRTVLRNLPDEQIEVPDGDELSRLENPYDPSQGYADGDGDKPYDPWEDGDLSPETGTGGPEPAFDPNRLDIEALRRRSAERQKQP; this comes from the coding sequence GTGCCTCGTTTCCTGTCCGCCCGGCCTGATCCTCAGCTGATCACGCTGCCCTGGGGGACGCCGTTGGAGGACTGGCCGACGGACAATCTCGTCGCGTTGCCGCGTGGCATCTCCCGCCACGTCGTCCGCTTCGTCCGGGTCGGCAAGGAGATCTACGCCTTCAAGGAAGTCGTCGAACACCTCGCCCGGCACGAGTACGAACTGCTGCGCGACCTCAACCGCCTGGACACTCCCTCGGTCGAGCCGGTGGGCGTGGTCACCGAGCGGATCGACGCCGACGGCGACCAGCTCGACCCGATCCTGATCACCAAGCACCTGCAGTTCTCGCTGCCCTACCGCTCGCTGTTCAATCGCGGTGTCCGCCAGGACACGGTCAACCGGCTCGTCGACGCCATGGTGGTGCTACTCGCCCGGCTGCATCTCGTCGGCTTCCTGTGGGGCGACGTGTCGCTGTCAAACACCCTGTTCCGGCGCGATGCCGGTTCGTTCGCCGCCTATCTGGTCGACGCCGAGACCGGTGAACTGCACGAAAGCCTCACCGACGGCCAGCGCGAACACGACTTGTCCATCGCCCGGACCAACCTCTTCGGCGAGTTCCTGGACGTCCAGGCGGGTGGCCTGCTGGACGAGTCACTGGATCCGCAGACCCTGGTGGAGACCATCGAGAGCCGGTACCGGGAGCTGTGGGCCGAGCTGACCGATGTCGAGGAGTTCGACGGCAGCGAGATGCACCGCATCGAGGGCCGCGTCCGGCGGCTCAACGCGCTCGGTTTCGATGTCGCCGAACTTGACATCACCACCGACTTCGCCGGGTCAACGGTGCGGATCCAGCCCAAGGTGGTCGACGCGGGCCACCATTCCCGCCGGCTGCTCCGGTTGACCGGGCTCGACGTCGAGGAGAACCAGGCCCGTCGGTTGCTCAACGACCTGGACTACTTCCGTGCCCAGACCGACCAGCAGAACGGCGACGAGGCGATCGTTGCCCACCAGTGGCTGCAACAGCGGTTCGAACCTGTGCTCGAGGCGATCCCCACCGACCTGCGCGGCAAGCTCGAACCGGCGCAGATCTATCACGAGGTGCTGGATCACCGCTGGTTCGAGTCGGAGAAGGCGGGCCACGAGATTCCGATGCCGGAGGCCGCTCGGAGCTACGTACGCACCGTGCTGCGGAATCTGCCGGACGAGCAGATCGAGGTGCCCGACGGCGACGAACTCAGCCGGTTGGAGAACCCGTACGATCCGTCCCAGGGCTACGCGGACGGCGACGGCGACAAGCCGTACGACCCCTGGGAGGACGGGGACCTCAGTCCGGAGACCGGCACCGGCGGGCCCGAACCGGCCTTCGATCCGAACCGCCTCGACATCGAGGCACTACGGCGCCGGAGTGCCGAGCGCCAGAAGCAGCCCTAG
- a CDS encoding pirin family protein — translation MSNLEIAPEETDCTSAPTDGTLLIEARNVPLGGVRGITVNRTLPSRHVPTIGAWCFLDHFGPAPADSMVVLPHPHTALQTVTWPLSGSIHHRDSVGSDVTVRPGELNLMTAGQGVSHSEISLRGPDPLRGLQLWVALPDDALTVVPSFEQHSTLPIVESGNLTATVLAGEFGGVRSPATTFTPLVGAQLSLRPGTSIVDLRRTFEYGLMVLDGAVRVDGRTLPNGSLLYLGLGHDGVELSTATDSRLIMLGGEPFESELIMWWNFIGRSHQDILGARQEWEDHSVRFGVVPGHGSDWIPAPPMPITILKPRRRSKPSRRTDGEDHR, via the coding sequence ATGAGCAATCTCGAGATCGCCCCCGAGGAGACCGACTGCACCTCGGCGCCCACCGACGGCACCCTGCTCATCGAGGCTCGCAACGTGCCGCTCGGCGGGGTCCGTGGCATCACCGTGAACCGGACCCTGCCGTCGCGCCACGTGCCGACCATCGGCGCCTGGTGTTTTCTGGATCATTTCGGTCCGGCACCCGCCGACTCGATGGTCGTCCTCCCCCACCCGCACACCGCACTCCAGACCGTCACCTGGCCGTTGTCCGGCTCGATCCACCACCGCGACTCGGTCGGCTCGGACGTGACCGTGCGGCCGGGTGAGCTCAACCTGATGACGGCCGGACAGGGCGTGTCCCACTCCGAGATCAGCCTGCGCGGCCCGGACCCACTCCGCGGCCTGCAGTTGTGGGTCGCGCTGCCCGATGACGCCCTGACCGTCGTGCCATCGTTCGAGCAGCACAGCACGCTGCCGATCGTCGAGTCGGGCAACCTGACGGCGACCGTGCTGGCCGGTGAGTTCGGAGGCGTACGCTCCCCGGCGACCACCTTCACACCGCTGGTCGGTGCCCAGCTCTCCCTGCGCCCCGGCACCAGCATTGTCGATCTTCGGCGCACCTTCGAGTACGGCCTGATGGTGCTGGACGGAGCCGTCCGGGTCGATGGGCGTACGCTTCCCAACGGCTCCTTGCTCTACCTCGGTCTCGGCCACGACGGCGTCGAACTGAGCACCGCGACCGACTCCCGGCTGATCATGCTCGGCGGCGAGCCGTTCGAGTCGGAGTTGATCATGTGGTGGAACTTCATCGGCCGCAGCCACCAGGACATCCTCGGGGCCAGGCAGGAGTGGGAAGATCATTCCGTACGCTTCGGCGTGGTCCCGGGTCACGGTTCGGATTGGATACCCGCGCCACCGATGCCGATCACGATCTTGAAACCCCGCCGCCGAAGCAAACCGTCCCGCCGAACCGATGGAGAGGATCACCGGTGA
- a CDS encoding GNAT family N-acetyltransferase, with the protein MTITVNDVPEKHRYEATDADGTVYGHVEYIRADSKITFTHTEVDPAAEGQGIGSTLARAVLDQARADGIAVRPICPFIKGWIARHPDYSDLVR; encoded by the coding sequence ATGACGATCACGGTCAACGACGTACCGGAGAAGCACCGCTACGAGGCAACCGACGCGGACGGAACGGTCTACGGTCACGTCGAATACATCCGTGCCGACAGCAAGATCACGTTCACCCACACCGAGGTCGATCCGGCGGCCGAAGGGCAGGGCATCGGCAGCACATTGGCCCGCGCGGTCCTCGACCAGGCCAGGGCCGACGGCATCGCCGTACGCCCTATTTGCCCCTTCATCAAGGGCTGGATCGCCCGCCACCCCGACTACTCCGACCTCGTCCGTTAG
- a CDS encoding LLM class F420-dependent oxidoreductase: MTQQPHAAGRPMRIGVQIQPQHADYADIRRTVDAVEELGVDVIFNWDHFFPLSGEPDGKHFECWTMLGAWGEQTSRAEIGALVTCNTYRNPDLLADMARTVDHISSGRLILAIGAGWFERDYAEYGYEFGTAGSRIAALAEALPRIKARWAKLNPQPTRSIPVLIGGGGERKTLKIVAEHADIWHGFGSAETLAHKNGVLDDWCATVGRDPAEIERAGGAPRSPDDGGDALYEVGTRLLTVECDGATGYDLGPLKEWLAWRDEKNRNA; this comes from the coding sequence ATGACCCAACAGCCGCACGCCGCCGGTCGCCCGATGCGGATCGGTGTCCAGATCCAACCGCAGCACGCCGACTATGCCGACATCCGTCGGACCGTCGATGCTGTTGAGGAACTCGGTGTCGACGTGATCTTCAACTGGGATCACTTCTTCCCGCTCTCCGGCGAACCCGACGGCAAGCACTTCGAATGCTGGACGATGCTGGGCGCGTGGGGAGAGCAGACCAGCCGGGCCGAGATCGGTGCGCTGGTCACCTGCAACACCTACCGCAACCCCGACCTGCTCGCCGACATGGCCAGAACGGTTGATCACATCAGCTCCGGCCGGTTGATCCTCGCCATCGGTGCCGGTTGGTTCGAACGCGACTACGCCGAGTACGGCTACGAATTCGGCACCGCGGGATCCCGGATCGCCGCACTGGCCGAGGCGTTGCCCCGGATCAAGGCGCGTTGGGCCAAGCTCAACCCGCAGCCGACCCGGAGCATTCCGGTGCTGATCGGTGGCGGCGGCGAACGCAAGACACTCAAGATCGTCGCGGAGCATGCCGACATCTGGCACGGCTTCGGCTCGGCGGAGACCTTGGCCCACAAGAACGGCGTGCTGGACGACTGGTGCGCCACCGTCGGTCGCGATCCGGCTGAGATCGAACGGGCCGGTGGTGCACCAAGATCACCTGATGACGGCGGCGATGCGCTCTACGAGGTCGGGACCCGGCTGTTGACCGTGGAATGCGATGGTGCGACCGGCTACGACCTCGGCCCGCTCAAGGAGTGGCTGGCCTGGCGGGACGAGAAGAACCGGAACGCCTAG
- a CDS encoding acyl-CoA dehydrogenase family protein yields the protein MPVDRMLPTPEAAELVGLIAEIAREQLAPRASEAEAAARFPREEFRVLGRAGLFGMPYPERWGGLDQPYEVYLQALEEVAIAWMGVGVGVSVHVMTCLALVRHGTDDQRGRFLPDMLGGELLGAYALSEPQAGSDVAAMTTRAKRSDSGYELHGQKAWISHAGQADYYLTFARTSGDRNHGVSCFLVPAGIPGLAIGEPERKMGLTASSTASVYFDGAPLPDDRMIGVEGEGLKIALGALDSGRLGIAAGATGLAQAALDVASSYANQRVQFGRTIAEFEGLQFLLADMAAAVDNARAAYLMAARKRDAGKPFSRDAAVAKLTATDAAMKVSTDAVQVLGGYGYTREFPVERYMREAKATQIFEGTNQIQRLVIARELLKHA from the coding sequence ATGCCTGTCGATCGGATGTTGCCGACCCCTGAGGCGGCGGAACTCGTCGGCCTGATCGCCGAGATCGCCCGCGAGCAGCTGGCTCCGCGGGCGAGCGAGGCGGAGGCTGCAGCGCGATTCCCGCGCGAGGAGTTCCGGGTGCTCGGCCGCGCCGGCCTGTTCGGGATGCCGTACCCGGAACGCTGGGGCGGCCTCGATCAGCCGTACGAGGTCTATCTGCAGGCGCTGGAAGAGGTCGCGATCGCCTGGATGGGTGTCGGTGTCGGGGTCTCGGTGCATGTGATGACCTGCCTGGCGCTGGTGCGCCACGGGACCGATGATCAACGTGGCCGGTTCCTGCCCGACATGTTGGGCGGCGAACTGCTGGGGGCGTACGCCTTGAGCGAGCCGCAGGCAGGTTCGGATGTGGCAGCCATGACCACACGCGCCAAGCGCAGCGACTCCGGCTACGAACTGCACGGTCAGAAGGCTTGGATCAGTCATGCCGGTCAGGCGGACTACTACCTCACCTTCGCCCGGACCAGCGGTGATCGCAATCACGGGGTGAGCTGTTTCCTGGTTCCGGCCGGCATCCCGGGTCTGGCGATCGGCGAGCCCGAGCGCAAGATGGGTCTGACGGCATCGTCGACCGCCTCGGTCTACTTCGACGGCGCGCCGCTCCCGGATGACCGGATGATCGGCGTCGAGGGTGAGGGACTGAAGATCGCTCTCGGCGCCCTGGATTCCGGACGCCTCGGCATCGCGGCCGGGGCGACGGGGCTTGCGCAGGCGGCGCTGGACGTGGCCTCGTCGTACGCCAACCAGCGGGTGCAGTTCGGCCGGACGATCGCCGAATTCGAGGGCCTGCAATTCCTGCTGGCCGACATGGCCGCTGCGGTCGACAACGCCCGCGCGGCGTATCTGATGGCCGCCCGGAAGCGTGACGCGGGCAAACCGTTCAGCCGGGACGCGGCCGTGGCCAAACTGACCGCCACCGACGCGGCCATGAAGGTCTCCACCGACGCGGTACAGGTGCTCGGTGGCTACGGCTACACCCGGGAATTCCCGGTCGAACGCTATATGCGCGAGGCCAAGGCCACCCAGATCTTCGAGGGCACCAACCAGATCCAGCGTCTGGTGATCGCCCGGGAGTTGCTCAAGCACGCGTGA
- a CDS encoding MarR family winged helix-turn-helix transcriptional regulator, with product MTDDLHRLGEDLIATSARVVRWTPAERTSLSVAATRILSRLRDAGQLKISDLAVQERSSQPTITNHIKRLEELGYVERHSDPRDARVSLISVTSKGRAQLSAIRHELGSFLAPRLATLSPSERKALRTAITALNRLVDSEGDSAQ from the coding sequence ATGACCGACGATCTCCACCGCCTCGGTGAAGACCTGATAGCCACCTCAGCCCGGGTCGTCCGCTGGACACCGGCGGAGCGCACCAGTCTGAGTGTCGCTGCGACCCGGATCCTTTCCAGGTTGCGGGACGCCGGGCAGCTGAAGATCAGCGATCTTGCCGTGCAGGAACGCAGCTCGCAGCCGACCATCACCAATCACATCAAGCGGTTGGAGGAGTTGGGCTACGTCGAGCGACACTCCGATCCGCGCGATGCCCGGGTGTCACTCATCTCGGTGACCTCCAAGGGCCGGGCGCAACTGTCGGCCATCCGGCACGAGCTGGGTTCGTTCCTGGCGCCGCGGCTGGCCACCCTGTCCCCCAGCGAACGCAAGGCGTTGCGCACCGCGATCACCGCACTCAACCGGCTGGTCGATTCCGAGGGTGACAGCGCCCAGTGA
- the cysS gene encoding cysteine--tRNA ligase has protein sequence MPFRLYDSATQSVRDLDTVVPGQVSIYHCGLTVQSAPHVGHIRKEVVFDVLRRWLTHLGYRVTVIANVTDIEDKILAKSREQGVPWWALAYRFERELHDAYAALGCIPPDYEPRATGHIPEMIELIKILIDRGHAYPAADGSGDVYFDVRSWPDYGRLSRQKIDDMEPAEDSEPRGKKDPRDFALWKGHKPGEPETASWETPWGRGRPGWHLECSAMAGKYLGDEFDIHGGGIDLRFPHHENELAQSTAAGRPFARYWMHNAWVTAAGEKMSKSLGNGALVSQVTEEYPPRAVRFYLLAPHYRSAIEYSDTSLAEATASLERIDNFVERSKDLVGPVEPELPVGFIAAMNDDLGTPGALAVLYTAVREGNSAIEAGDREAVADRLAEVSGMLGVLGLSADDPIWQRQGGDDTALVAAVDGLISELLKQREDARARKDYAAADGIRDTLIKLGVEISDTPQGPKWRLPR, from the coding sequence GTGCCTTTTCGACTCTATGACTCCGCCACGCAATCCGTGCGGGACCTCGACACCGTGGTCCCGGGTCAGGTGTCGATCTACCACTGTGGCCTGACGGTCCAGTCCGCGCCGCATGTCGGGCACATCCGCAAGGAGGTCGTCTTCGATGTGCTGCGCCGCTGGCTGACTCATCTCGGCTACCGGGTCACGGTGATCGCCAACGTGACCGACATCGAGGACAAGATCCTCGCCAAGTCCAGGGAACAGGGCGTGCCGTGGTGGGCGCTGGCCTACCGGTTCGAGCGCGAGTTGCACGATGCGTACGCCGCGCTGGGCTGCATCCCGCCCGACTACGAACCGCGGGCCACCGGACACATCCCGGAGATGATCGAGTTGATCAAGATCCTGATCGACCGCGGTCACGCCTACCCGGCCGCCGACGGCTCGGGCGATGTCTACTTCGACGTGCGCTCCTGGCCGGACTACGGTCGACTGTCCCGGCAGAAGATCGACGACATGGAGCCTGCGGAGGATTCCGAGCCGCGCGGCAAGAAGGATCCTCGGGATTTCGCGCTATGGAAGGGCCACAAGCCCGGCGAACCGGAGACTGCGTCGTGGGAGACCCCGTGGGGCCGCGGCCGCCCCGGATGGCACCTGGAGTGCTCGGCGATGGCCGGCAAGTACCTGGGCGACGAGTTCGACATCCATGGTGGCGGGATCGATCTGCGTTTCCCCCACCACGAGAACGAACTCGCCCAGTCCACCGCCGCCGGACGGCCGTTCGCCCGCTATTGGATGCACAACGCCTGGGTCACCGCGGCCGGGGAGAAGATGAGCAAGTCGCTCGGCAACGGCGCCCTGGTCAGCCAGGTCACCGAGGAGTACCCACCGCGTGCGGTCCGGTTCTATCTGCTCGCTCCGCACTACCGCTCCGCGATCGAGTACTCCGACACCTCGTTGGCGGAGGCAACGGCCTCCCTGGAACGGATCGACAACTTCGTCGAGCGGTCGAAGGATCTGGTCGGCCCGGTCGAACCGGAGCTTCCGGTCGGGTTCATCGCCGCGATGAACGATGATCTTGGTACGCCGGGAGCCCTCGCAGTGCTCTACACCGCCGTGAGAGAAGGGAATTCCGCGATCGAGGCCGGTGATCGAGAGGCTGTCGCCGACCGACTGGCCGAGGTAAGCGGCATGCTCGGCGTTCTCGGACTGTCGGCCGACGACCCGATCTGGCAGCGCCAGGGCGGCGATGACACAGCACTGGTCGCGGCCGTCGACGGACTCATCAGCGAACTGCTCAAACAGCGCGAGGATGCCCGGGCCCGCAAGGATTACGCCGCTGCCGACGGGATACGGGATACCTTGATCAAGCTCGGGGTGGAGATCTCCGACACCCCGCAGGGCCCGAAGTGGCGACTGCCGCGATGA